In Phocoena phocoena chromosome 11, mPhoPho1.1, whole genome shotgun sequence, one DNA window encodes the following:
- the AMDHD1 gene encoding probable imidazolonepropionase, with product MADGHRLLLENARQVVLVCARGERFLARDALRGLAVLEGASLVVGTDGFIKAIGPADAIQKQFSEETFQERIDCSGKCILPGLVDAHTHPVWAGERVHEFAMKLAGATYMDIHQAGGGINFTVERTRQASEEELFSSFQQRLGCMMRAGTTLVECKSGYGLSLETELKMLRVIERARRELDISISATYCGAHSVPKGKTATEAADDIINNHLPKLKELGRNGEIHVDNIDVFCEKGVFDLDSTRRILQSGKDIGLQINFHGDELHPMKAAELGVELGAQAISHLEEVSDEGIAAMAAARCSAVLLPTTAYMLRLKQPRARKMLDEGVIVALGSDFNPNAYCFSMPMVMHLACVNMRMSMPEALAAATINAAYALGKSHTHGSLEVGKWGDLIIINSSRWEHLIYQFGGHHELIDYVIAKGKVIYKK from the exons ATGGCGGACGGCCACCGCCTCCTGCTGGAGAACGCGCGGCAAGTGGTGCTGGTGTGCGCCCGCGGCGAGCGCTTCCTGGCGCGGGACGCGCTGCGCGGCCTGGCGGTGCTGGAGGGCGCCAGCCTGGTGGTGGGCAC agatggGTTCATAAAAGCCATCGGTCCTGCTGATGCTATCCAAAAACAGTTTTCAGAAGAAACATTTCAAGAAAGAATTGACTGTTCCGGGAAATGCATCTTGCCAG GTTTAGTGgatgcacacacacatccagTATGGGCTGGTGAAAGAGTTCATGAGTTTGCGATGAAG TTGGCAGGAGCCACATACATGGATATCCACCAGGCTGGAGGAGGGATCAACTTCACGGTGGAGCGCACGCGCCAGGCCTCGGAGGAGGAGCTGTTCAGTTCCTTCCAGCAGCGGCTTGGGTGCATGATGAGGGCGGGGACAACGCTGGTGGAGTGCAAGAGCGGATACGGCCTCAGCCTGGAGACGGAGCTCAAGATGCTACGCGTGATTGAGCGCGCCCGGCGGGAGCTGGACATCAGCATCTCAGCCACTTACTGCGGGGCTCACTCGGTGCCAAA AGGAAAAACTGCTACTGAAGCCGCTGATGACATCATCAATAACCACCTCCCAAAGCTGAAGGAACTTGGCAGAAATGGGGAAATACACGTTGACAATATAGATGTGTTCTGTGAGAAGGGCGTCTTTGATCTCGATTCCACCAGAAGGATTCTTCAAAGTGGGAAAGATATAGGGTTACAGATTAACTTCCATGGGGATGAACTCCACCCAATGAAGGCTGCTGAG CTCGGGGTGGAACTGGGAGCCCAGGCAATCAGTCACCTGGAAGAAGTGAGTGATGAAGGCATTGCTGCCATGGCAGCGGCCAGGTGCTCTGCTGTCCTCCTGCCCACCACGGCCTACATGCTGAG ACTGAAGCAACCTCGAGCCAGAAAAATGTTAGATGAAGGGGTAATAGTCGCTCTGGGCAGCGATTTCAACCCTAATGCGTATTGTTTTTCaatg CCGATGGTCATGCATCTGGCCTGTGTGAACATGAGAATGTCCATGCCCGAGGCCTTGGCCGCTGCCACCATCAATGCCGCTTATGCCCTGGGAAAATCTCACACTCATGGATCTTTGGAAGTAGGCAAATGGGGAGACCTCATTATCATCAATTCATCCAG ATGGGAGCATTTGATTTACCAGTTTGGAGGCCATCACGAATTAATTGATTATGTTATAGCTAAAGGAAAAGTCATCTATAAAAAATGA